In Vibrio alginolyticus NBRC 15630 = ATCC 17749, one genomic interval encodes:
- the tkt gene encoding transketolase, whose translation MDRKHLANAIRALSMDGVQQANSGHPGAPMGMADIAEVLWRSHLNHNPSNPEWADRDRFVLSNGHGSMLIYSLLHLAGYELSIDDLKNFRQLHSKTPGHPEYGYAPGIETTTGPLGQGITNAVGMALAEKALAAQFNKEGHDIVDHFTYVFMGDGCLMEGISHEACSLAGTLGLGKLIAFWDDNGISIDGHVEGWFSDDTPKRFEAYGWHVIPAVDGHDADAINAAIEAAKADPRPTLICTKTIIGFGSPNKSGSHDCHGAPLGAEEIAATRKELGWEHGPFEIPQEVYAEWSAKETGAAKEAAWNEKFAAYEAAYPELAAEFKRRVNGELPAQWEEKASQIIADLQANPANIASRKASQNALEAFGALLPEFMGGSADLAPSNLTMWSGSKSLEASDFSGNYIHYGVREFGMTAIMNGIALHGGFVPYGATFLMFMEYARNAMRMAALMKIQNIQVYTHDSIGLGEDGPTHQPVEQMASLRLTPNMSTWRPCDQVESAVAWKLAIERKDAPTALIFSRQNLAQQARTAEQVADIAKGAYILKDCEGKPELILIATGSEVELAVEAAAQLTAEGKKVRVVSMPSTDAFDKQDAAYREAVLPSDVTARIAIEAGIADFWYKYVGFDGRIIGMTSFGESAPAGELFKMFGFTTENVVNTAKELLA comes from the coding sequence ATGGATCGTAAACATCTAGCAAATGCAATCCGTGCGCTAAGCATGGATGGTGTTCAACAAGCTAACTCTGGTCACCCAGGTGCACCTATGGGTATGGCTGACATCGCTGAAGTTCTTTGGCGCTCTCATCTAAACCACAACCCATCAAACCCTGAGTGGGCAGACCGCGACCGTTTCGTACTGTCTAACGGCCACGGCTCAATGCTGATTTACTCTCTACTGCACCTTGCAGGTTACGAGTTGTCTATCGACGATCTGAAAAACTTCCGTCAGCTTCACTCTAAAACTCCTGGTCACCCAGAGTATGGTTACGCGCCAGGTATCGAGACCACAACGGGTCCGCTAGGTCAAGGCATCACTAACGCGGTTGGTATGGCTCTAGCTGAAAAAGCGCTAGCAGCGCAATTCAACAAAGAAGGCCACGACATCGTTGACCACTTCACTTACGTGTTCATGGGCGACGGCTGTCTGATGGAAGGTATTTCGCACGAGGCATGTTCTCTTGCAGGTACTCTTGGTCTAGGCAAGCTGATCGCATTCTGGGATGACAACGGCATCTCTATCGACGGTCACGTTGAAGGTTGGTTCTCTGACGATACACCTAAACGTTTCGAAGCTTACGGCTGGCACGTAATTCCAGCAGTAGACGGTCACGATGCTGACGCAATCAACGCAGCAATTGAAGCGGCGAAAGCGGATCCACGTCCTACACTTATCTGTACTAAGACTATCATCGGTTTTGGTTCACCAAACAAATCTGGTTCACACGATTGTCACGGTGCGCCACTAGGCGCTGAAGAAATTGCAGCAACACGCAAAGAACTAGGTTGGGAGCACGGTCCTTTTGAAATTCCGCAAGAAGTCTACGCAGAATGGTCAGCGAAAGAAACAGGCGCAGCTAAGGAAGCAGCGTGGAACGAGAAATTTGCAGCTTATGAAGCAGCGTACCCTGAGCTGGCAGCTGAATTTAAACGCCGCGTAAACGGTGAGCTTCCTGCACAGTGGGAAGAGAAAGCAAGCCAAATCATTGCTGATCTTCAAGCTAACCCAGCAAACATTGCATCACGTAAAGCGTCTCAAAATGCTCTAGAAGCATTTGGTGCTCTACTACCAGAGTTCATGGGTGGCTCTGCTGACCTAGCACCTTCTAACCTAACAATGTGGTCTGGTTCTAAGTCTCTAGAAGCAAGCGACTTCTCTGGTAACTACATCCACTACGGCGTACGTGAATTCGGTATGACAGCGATCATGAACGGTATCGCGCTACACGGTGGTTTCGTTCCTTACGGCGCAACATTCCTAATGTTCATGGAGTACGCACGTAACGCAATGCGTATGGCTGCTCTGATGAAAATTCAGAACATCCAAGTGTACACGCATGACTCTATCGGTCTTGGCGAAGATGGTCCAACTCACCAACCAGTTGAGCAAATGGCATCGCTACGCCTAACACCAAACATGAGCACATGGCGTCCATGTGACCAAGTTGAGTCCGCTGTAGCTTGGAAACTAGCGATTGAACGTAAAGATGCACCGACAGCACTTATCTTCTCTCGTCAAAACCTTGCGCAACAAGCGCGCACAGCAGAACAAGTAGCAGACATCGCGAAAGGTGCTTACATTCTGAAAGATTGCGAAGGCAAGCCAGAGCTAATCCTTATCGCAACAGGTTCTGAAGTTGAACTAGCAGTAGAAGCAGCAGCACAGCTAACTGCTGAAGGTAAGAAAGTACGCGTTGTTTCAATGCCATCAACAGACGCATTCGACAAACAAGACGCCGCTTACCGTGAAGCTGTACTGCCATCAGACGTAACAGCACGTATCGCAATTGAAGCAGGTATTGCTGACTTCTGGTACAAGTACGTAGGCTTCGACGGTCGCATCATCGGTATGACTTCATTCGGTGAATCTGCACCAGCTGGCGAACTATTCAAAATGTTTGGTTTCACGACTGAAAACGTAGTGAACACAGCAAAAGAGCTACTCGCGTAA
- a CDS encoding sugar-binding transcriptional regulator: MSSSNQDISIENTDLLTEISVAYYQDGATQEEISRKFAISRAKVGRMLKQARDEGIVEITVKYHPVFSAKIEQRLIERFGVKRALVALDQPNEEAQRLQVSGLVSNYLTSTLKNGMVVTVGQGRNVSSVAHHIGVITPRDCKFVCGIGGIHPRGGMYNADHICRQLAKKYGGTSETLYAPAYAENREQKLAFMQNATVKQTLDLARKADVALVGIGDMSENSYMVDLGWFTPDEVVQSRLQQGVVGDFAGYDFFDIHGNVANTVMSDRVIGLGIEEFRPISEVIAIAAENSKPLALLGALRTGAIDVIATSVSNALTVLNLDEQMHGNATSER; this comes from the coding sequence ATGAGCAGTTCTAATCAAGATATTTCCATTGAAAACACGGATTTGTTGACAGAGATTTCCGTCGCGTATTATCAAGACGGTGCGACTCAGGAAGAGATATCGAGAAAATTTGCCATATCACGCGCAAAGGTCGGGCGAATGCTCAAGCAGGCGCGTGATGAAGGCATTGTTGAAATTACCGTTAAATACCATCCGGTGTTCAGCGCCAAGATTGAACAACGTTTGATCGAGCGATTCGGCGTTAAGCGCGCGCTTGTTGCTCTTGATCAACCGAATGAAGAAGCGCAACGACTACAGGTATCGGGATTGGTGTCCAATTATCTCACTAGCACGCTCAAAAACGGCATGGTGGTGACGGTCGGACAAGGGCGCAACGTGTCGTCTGTCGCTCACCATATTGGTGTTATTACGCCGCGTGACTGTAAATTTGTGTGTGGCATTGGTGGTATTCACCCGCGTGGCGGTATGTATAACGCCGACCATATTTGTCGTCAGTTGGCGAAGAAATATGGGGGAACCTCTGAAACCCTTTATGCGCCGGCATACGCAGAAAATAGAGAACAGAAGTTGGCCTTCATGCAAAATGCAACCGTGAAACAAACGCTCGACCTAGCACGTAAAGCCGATGTTGCTTTGGTTGGTATTGGTGACATGAGCGAAAACAGTTACATGGTCGACTTAGGTTGGTTTACGCCTGATGAAGTGGTTCAGTCGAGACTTCAACAAGGTGTGGTAGGGGATTTTGCAGGTTATGACTTCTTTGATATTCACGGTAATGTAGCGAACACGGTAATGAGTGACCGAGTAATTGGACTTGGTATTGAAGAGTTTCGGCCGATCTCGGAAGTCATTGCGATCGCAGCTGAGAACAGCAAGCCACTCGCTCTACTCGGAGCATTAAGAACTGGAGCGATAGACGTGATCGCCACGAGCGTTAGTAACGCATTAACCGTGCTCAACTTAGATGAGCAAATGCACGGTAACGCGACATCTGAACGCTAA
- a CDS encoding MFS transporter — protein MNRNVWLLSLCQALLMTGNILLISVIALIGKTLAPSSSFITLPVALQFLGLMAATIPASLIMGKLGRRLGFSLGNVIGILGASLATYALSQQNFYLFCMSTFLLGVGIGFGTLYRFAAIEVCEESARHRAISISMAGGVLAAILGPNLAVYSQQWSDDGLYISAFAVLVVLYITALVVLQTIRFPPAHTQALHAKADKLRLIIRRPNFMLAVIAAMVAYAVMNILMTATPLAMIGCGFDFDKAAGVIEWHVLGMFAPAFVTGRLIERFGAKNMILAGGLLFVACIGINIHGVSIWHFSLALILLGIGWNFMFIAATGLFSQSYEAKNRSKAQAFNEFFVFSCVTITALLSGWLESTVGWQNLNLYVLPFVLLVIAMFALKTNKKPESQTA, from the coding sequence TTGAATCGTAATGTATGGCTTCTATCCCTCTGCCAAGCCTTATTAATGACAGGGAATATTTTACTCATATCTGTTATTGCCCTTATTGGCAAAACACTTGCGCCGTCATCAAGTTTTATCACATTACCAGTTGCACTGCAGTTTTTGGGACTGATGGCCGCGACAATTCCTGCGTCGCTAATTATGGGCAAGTTAGGGCGTCGCCTTGGTTTTAGCCTTGGTAATGTCATTGGCATTTTGGGTGCTAGTCTAGCGACGTATGCATTAAGTCAACAAAACTTCTATCTGTTCTGCATGTCTACGTTTTTGCTTGGTGTTGGTATAGGTTTCGGTACTCTATACAGGTTTGCTGCCATTGAAGTGTGTGAAGAGTCGGCAAGGCATAGGGCGATTTCGATATCTATGGCGGGTGGGGTGTTAGCGGCGATCCTTGGGCCTAATCTGGCCGTGTACTCGCAGCAGTGGTCAGATGATGGCTTATACATTAGTGCATTTGCTGTGCTTGTCGTGCTTTATATAACCGCGTTGGTTGTGCTACAAACCATTCGTTTTCCACCTGCACACACGCAGGCGCTACACGCTAAGGCGGATAAGCTGAGACTGATTATTCGTCGACCTAATTTCATGCTGGCAGTTATCGCGGCAATGGTTGCGTACGCGGTGATGAACATTTTAATGACAGCAACTCCTTTAGCGATGATTGGTTGTGGCTTTGATTTTGATAAAGCGGCGGGAGTGATCGAATGGCACGTGTTGGGTATGTTTGCACCTGCGTTTGTCACGGGCCGTCTGATAGAGCGGTTTGGCGCTAAGAATATGATTTTAGCGGGTGGATTGCTATTTGTTGCTTGTATTGGAATTAACATACATGGAGTGTCTATCTGGCATTTTAGCCTTGCTTTAATCCTGTTAGGAATAGGGTGGAACTTTATGTTTATCGCAGCAACCGGGCTGTTTAGTCAAAGCTATGAAGCGAAAAACAGAAGCAAGGCTCAAGCGTTTAATGAATTCTTCGTGTTCAGTTGTGTCACCATCACCGCATTACTATCTGGTTGGCTTGAGTCTACCGTAGGTTGGCAGAATCTTAATTTGTATGTTCTTCCATTTGTGTTACTCGTTATCGCGATGTTTGCGTTAAAAACGAATAAAAAGCCAGAATCACAAACCGCTTAA
- the aroG gene encoding 3-deoxy-7-phosphoheptulonate synthase AroG codes for MFQTDDVRINRVKELLPPVAVLEKFPATETASSTTFDCRNAIHNILEGKDDRLLVIVGPCSIHDPAAAVEYGKKLKVLRDELGEQLEVVMRVYFEKPRTTVGWKGLINDPYLNDTYKLNDGLRIGRKLLLDLTDMGLPTASEFLDMITPQYVADLISWGAIGARTTESQVHRELASGLSCPVGFKNGTDGNIKIASDAIRSASASHHFLSVTKYGHSAIVETAGNPDCHIILRGGKEPNYSAAHVAQIKDELDTAGLPKKVMIDFSHANSSKQFKRQMLVSDDVSEQISGGEEAIFGVMIESHLVEGRQDLVDGKAATYGQSITDACIGWEDTETVLRQLSDAVKARRNK; via the coding sequence ATGTTTCAAACTGATGATGTAAGAATAAATAGAGTAAAAGAGTTATTGCCACCTGTTGCAGTATTAGAGAAGTTCCCAGCGACTGAAACCGCTTCTTCGACCACTTTTGATTGCCGTAACGCCATTCACAATATTCTTGAAGGAAAAGACGATCGATTACTCGTGATCGTTGGCCCGTGTTCTATTCACGATCCGGCTGCCGCGGTTGAGTACGGTAAAAAGCTAAAAGTACTACGTGATGAACTGGGCGAGCAGCTTGAGGTTGTTATGCGAGTTTATTTTGAAAAGCCGCGTACAACCGTTGGTTGGAAAGGCCTTATCAATGACCCTTACTTAAATGACACCTATAAGCTAAATGATGGTCTACGTATCGGACGTAAACTTCTTCTTGATCTAACCGATATGGGCTTGCCAACGGCAAGTGAATTCTTAGATATGATCACACCTCAGTACGTGGCGGATTTGATCAGTTGGGGCGCTATCGGTGCTCGTACGACAGAATCTCAGGTTCACCGCGAGCTAGCTTCTGGTCTTTCTTGTCCTGTAGGTTTCAAAAACGGTACTGACGGGAATATTAAAATAGCGAGCGACGCGATTCGTTCTGCAAGCGCTTCCCATCACTTCCTTTCAGTAACAAAATACGGTCATTCCGCGATCGTAGAAACCGCTGGTAATCCAGACTGCCATATTATTCTACGTGGCGGTAAAGAACCAAACTACAGTGCAGCACATGTAGCTCAAATTAAAGATGAGCTGGACACTGCAGGTCTGCCGAAAAAAGTGATGATTGATTTTAGCCATGCTAACAGCTCGAAGCAGTTCAAGCGTCAAATGCTGGTGTCTGATGATGTATCCGAGCAAATCTCTGGTGGCGAAGAAGCCATTTTTGGAGTGATGATCGAGTCTCATTTAGTTGAAGGTCGCCAAGACTTAGTGGATGGTAAAGCAGCCACTTATGGTCAGTCGATCACTGATGCATGTATTGGCTGGGAAGACACGGAAACGGTACTTCGTCAGCTTTCTGATGCAGTAAAAGCGCGCCGCAACAAGTAA
- a CDS encoding sulfurtransferase: MQALISTDELNSLLGQPNVKLLDASIAFQIPSEGKKIQDKWIPNTLRFDYDNDFCLPGSSLPHMMPTEEGFNQSAQQLGLNNEDLIVVYDNSGTLAAPRAWWMFKAMGHDNVRVLNGGLPAWVEAGFPVESTLSQPSEEGNFAGKLNQNAFLSAQDVLAHSTNKSANIIDARAKARFLGEVPEPREGLRSGHIPNSVCLPFQELLTNGHIKPNSELQQIFSALTIDSDNSIIFSCGSGVTACILLLAAYQIGLDNLSVYDGSWTEWGADHSLPIER, translated from the coding sequence ATGCAAGCACTGATTAGTACTGATGAACTCAATAGCCTTCTCGGCCAACCTAACGTCAAGCTCCTCGACGCTAGTATTGCGTTTCAAATCCCTTCTGAAGGCAAAAAGATTCAAGATAAGTGGATTCCAAATACTTTACGCTTCGATTACGACAATGACTTTTGCTTACCCGGTTCTTCCCTGCCGCATATGATGCCAACAGAAGAAGGCTTCAACCAAAGTGCGCAACAACTCGGTTTGAACAACGAAGATTTGATTGTGGTTTACGACAACTCTGGCACTTTAGCCGCGCCAAGAGCTTGGTGGATGTTCAAAGCTATGGGACATGATAATGTTCGAGTCTTAAACGGCGGCCTTCCCGCTTGGGTTGAAGCCGGATTCCCTGTTGAAAGTACCCTATCGCAACCAAGCGAAGAAGGTAACTTTGCAGGTAAGCTCAACCAAAATGCCTTTTTGAGTGCACAAGATGTTCTTGCTCATTCAACCAATAAAAGTGCCAACATCATCGATGCCAGAGCCAAAGCACGATTCCTTGGTGAAGTGCCTGAGCCACGAGAAGGTCTACGTAGTGGGCACATTCCAAATTCGGTTTGCTTACCGTTTCAAGAACTCTTGACCAACGGTCACATTAAACCAAACTCAGAGTTGCAACAGATATTTAGCGCACTAACGATAGATAGTGACAATTCGATTATTTTTAGTTGCGGTTCCGGTGTAACCGCATGCATTTTATTACTCGCGGCGTATCAAATTGGTCTAGACAATCTGTCGGTGTACGACGGTTCTTGGACCGAATGGGGTGCTGACCACTCTCTACCTATCGAGCGTTAA
- a CDS encoding methyl-accepting chemotaxis protein has translation MSANISHKAQETLVRESEELVSTTNLQGVITYCNEAFCRVAEYTHEELVGQNHNIVRHNDMPKAAFGDMWARLKQGKAWRGMVKNATKSGGYYWVDAYVTPIYEDNHVVGYQSVRVKPKREWVDIATKAYKSMRAAEKSGRTWSLKINETIRYAILLGALTAPATAYALSVEGPLAWLASALPASVLALLFRQELIDTPQQLKKLQKQYDSVSRLIYSGNTAFSIADFHIKMLSARIRTVLGRMTDSALPLQHCAEELSQTTAEVSAALNQQNTDIHRVRDATQEVESSANSVSSSTNDAHMLIDDTLKSCLMAKETIDQTHTNLAKLSLQAEKATETTYQLSDQAQKVNHLMEEIGGIAEQTNLLALNAAIEAARAGEQGRGFAVVADEVRALSGRTSNATEQIQASISTMLATIQSWQKDILANKEQTDACSQVAEQSALRLSEVEQMMQTMSGLMVDVAEAANNQLKLSSDVNQHIHSIASTAEQNLAATHSVEQNSRQLKDQVQDFYQLALRFEDK, from the coding sequence ATGTCAGCCAATATTTCTCATAAAGCTCAAGAAACTCTCGTGAGGGAGTCTGAGGAACTCGTCTCAACAACGAACTTACAAGGTGTTATTACATATTGTAATGAAGCCTTTTGCCGCGTTGCTGAATACACTCACGAAGAACTTGTCGGTCAGAACCACAATATAGTTCGTCATAATGATATGCCTAAAGCCGCTTTCGGTGACATGTGGGCACGCCTTAAACAAGGTAAAGCCTGGCGTGGAATGGTTAAGAATGCCACTAAGTCTGGCGGTTACTATTGGGTTGATGCTTATGTCACCCCTATCTACGAAGACAACCATGTTGTTGGGTATCAATCAGTGCGCGTGAAACCAAAGCGAGAGTGGGTTGATATTGCGACAAAAGCCTACAAAAGTATGCGTGCTGCAGAGAAGTCTGGCCGAACTTGGTCGTTGAAAATCAATGAAACCATTCGCTATGCGATTCTACTTGGTGCACTAACCGCACCTGCAACCGCATATGCGTTGTCTGTTGAAGGGCCGTTGGCTTGGCTTGCAAGTGCGTTACCTGCAAGTGTTCTAGCTCTGTTATTCCGCCAAGAGTTAATTGATACACCTCAGCAACTTAAAAAGTTACAAAAGCAATATGACAGCGTAAGTCGCTTGATCTATTCCGGTAACACGGCATTTTCGATTGCCGATTTCCATATCAAAATGCTATCCGCAAGAATTCGAACCGTGTTAGGAAGAATGACTGACTCCGCATTGCCTTTGCAGCATTGCGCCGAAGAGCTCAGTCAAACAACGGCAGAAGTCTCGGCTGCATTAAATCAGCAAAATACCGATATTCATCGTGTGCGAGATGCTACCCAAGAGGTGGAGTCGTCGGCAAATTCGGTTTCTTCGAGTACCAATGATGCCCATATGTTGATTGATGATACATTGAAGTCATGCTTGATGGCGAAGGAGACCATTGATCAAACGCACACCAATCTAGCGAAGTTAAGCCTTCAAGCTGAAAAAGCGACGGAAACGACGTATCAACTGAGTGATCAGGCGCAGAAGGTGAACCATTTGATGGAAGAGATTGGTGGGATCGCAGAGCAAACCAATTTACTGGCACTCAACGCGGCGATTGAAGCGGCAAGAGCAGGGGAGCAAGGTCGTGGTTTTGCTGTTGTAGCTGATGAGGTCCGCGCGCTTTCTGGGCGAACATCCAATGCAACTGAACAAATCCAAGCCTCTATCTCCACTATGTTGGCAACGATTCAAAGTTGGCAGAAAGATATTCTGGCAAACAAAGAGCAAACCGATGCCTGTTCTCAAGTAGCAGAACAAAGCGCGTTGCGTTTGTCTGAAGTTGAACAGATGATGCAAACCATGAGTGGGCTGATGGTTGATGTAGCAGAAGCGGCGAATAACCAGTTAAAGCTATCTAGTGATGTAAACCAGCACATTCATTCTATTGCTTCGACCGCAGAACAAAACTTGGCAGCAACACATTCAGTTGAGCAAAATAGCCGACAGTTGAAAGACCAAGTACAAGATTTCTATCAGCTCGCACTTCGATTTGAAGACAAATAG
- the tal gene encoding transaldolase: MSNKLEQLRKLTTVVADTGEIDAIKKYQPEDATTNPSLILKAAQIAEYAPLIDASIEYAKAQSNDKAQQVQDTCDMLAVNIGKEILKTIPGRISTEVDARLSYDMEGSVAKARQLVKMYNDAGITNDRILIKLASTWEGIRAAEILEKEGINCNLTLLFSFAQARACAEAGVFLISPFVGRIMDWYKAKEGRDFEAQEDPGVLSVTKIYNYYKEYGYKTVVMGASFRNIGEILELAGCDRLTIAPALLAELEAAEGEVIEKLVDSKGAAERPAPMTHAEFLWEHNQDPMAVEKLAEGIRNFAVDQGKLEAMIEAKL; the protein is encoded by the coding sequence ATGAGCAACAAGTTAGAGCAACTTCGTAAACTAACGACTGTAGTAGCAGACACTGGCGAGATTGATGCAATTAAAAAGTATCAGCCAGAAGACGCAACAACTAACCCTTCTCTTATCCTTAAAGCCGCTCAAATCGCAGAGTACGCACCTCTAATCGATGCTTCAATCGAATACGCTAAAGCACAGAGCAACGACAAAGCTCAACAAGTTCAAGATACTTGTGACATGCTTGCAGTAAACATCGGTAAAGAAATCCTAAAAACTATCCCAGGTCGTATCTCTACAGAAGTAGACGCTCGTCTATCTTACGATATGGAAGGCAGCGTAGCGAAAGCTCGTCAACTAGTGAAAATGTACAACGATGCTGGCATCACTAACGACCGTATCCTTATCAAACTGGCTTCAACTTGGGAAGGCATTCGCGCAGCTGAGATCCTAGAAAAAGAAGGCATCAACTGTAACCTAACGCTTCTATTCTCGTTCGCTCAAGCACGTGCTTGTGCAGAAGCGGGTGTATTCCTAATCTCGCCATTCGTTGGTCGTATCATGGACTGGTACAAAGCGAAAGAAGGCCGTGACTTCGAAGCTCAAGAAGATCCAGGCGTACTGTCTGTAACTAAGATCTACAACTACTACAAAGAATACGGCTACAAAACTGTAGTTATGGGCGCAAGCTTCCGTAACATCGGTGAGATCTTAGAACTAGCTGGTTGTGACCGTCTAACTATCGCTCCTGCTCTACTTGCAGAACTAGAAGCAGCTGAAGGTGAAGTAATTGAGAAACTAGTTGATTCTAAAGGCGCAGCTGAGCGTCCAGCACCAATGACTCACGCTGAGTTCCTATGGGAACATAACCAAGACCCAATGGCTGTTGAGAAGCTGGCTGAAGGTATCCGCAACTTCGCCGTTGACCAAGGCAAACTAGAAGCGATGATCGAAGCTAAGCTTTAA
- a CDS encoding LruC domain-containing protein, which yields MKRTSLLLGSLIASAYAQAAPFDTCPSQAYLFQSTPVQIYGVNLVTGSTTLLEDDTGLASGINGVGFNFTDRYIYGYDTTNKKIVRLGKDFQAETLDVSGLPTDHTFYVGDVYNHVYYLYRKGKGLFSIDLSPLDSDPNATLSIVKISSTATVNLTDFAFHPGDGSLYGIDNNSGVLYQFNPSNGSATAIGDTGEKGTFGAGYFDVNGNYYVSRNQDGKIYRVDLSEGNAANIAAGIVPAVEFVSNGPSSSQNDGARCANAPVINEDEPIDFGDAPDSYHTTLASNGPRHEVDGVTWLGSVAPDGDADGQANDNSVGTADEDGVGFVSALDPGLSSIVNVTASTSGYLSAWFDWNRDGDFDDEGEQVFTDQLLSAGNNPLPFVVSTAATEGSSWSRFRFSQQTGLNYDGGSTSGEVEDYPITITGNGYSVEYFPSAEDYATVAYEDNWPYTADYDMNDVVVKFRITETSLAGHVENIQITGDLAAYGASYKNGFAIRLPGVLRSSIENGLTTLSFNGVEQASNGLESISDEAIFIISEDLSTHAASSCSYFRTESGCDDNVSLTFTLNVYFTEGSDRSAIQAMPYDPFIFATPGTYHGDGITFQPGRKWEVHLADQAPTEQFDDQNLFGVGVDASAPAQGVYFKTANNLPWALLIVEDWDWPLERVDMVDAYPQFQTWAESGGERSTDWHTAPTPNKCYIP from the coding sequence ATGAAAAGGACATCACTACTACTTGGGTCTCTAATAGCGAGCGCTTACGCACAAGCGGCGCCATTTGATACGTGCCCAAGCCAAGCATACCTGTTCCAATCAACCCCGGTTCAAATCTATGGCGTCAATTTGGTTACAGGCTCTACGACTCTTTTAGAGGACGACACAGGTTTGGCTTCGGGCATCAACGGTGTAGGCTTTAACTTCACTGACCGTTATATCTACGGCTACGACACCACAAACAAAAAGATTGTTCGTCTTGGTAAAGACTTCCAAGCAGAGACGCTTGATGTTTCGGGCCTTCCTACCGACCACACGTTTTACGTAGGTGACGTTTACAACCACGTCTACTACTTGTACCGCAAAGGCAAAGGACTTTTCTCCATTGACCTTTCTCCGCTCGATTCTGATCCAAATGCGACATTGAGCATCGTGAAAATCAGCTCAACAGCGACAGTGAACCTAACCGACTTTGCATTCCATCCAGGTGATGGCTCCCTTTACGGCATCGACAACAACTCTGGTGTGCTATATCAGTTCAACCCATCAAATGGTAGCGCAACTGCGATAGGTGACACAGGTGAGAAAGGCACATTTGGTGCTGGCTACTTCGATGTAAACGGCAACTACTATGTGTCACGTAACCAAGATGGCAAAATCTATCGCGTTGACCTTTCGGAAGGTAACGCAGCCAATATCGCAGCAGGTATCGTTCCTGCGGTTGAGTTTGTATCCAACGGTCCAAGCTCAAGCCAAAATGACGGTGCACGTTGTGCAAATGCTCCGGTGATTAACGAAGACGAGCCAATTGATTTTGGTGATGCTCCAGACAGCTACCACACAACACTTGCGTCAAACGGTCCTCGTCACGAAGTGGACGGTGTAACTTGGCTTGGTTCCGTCGCTCCAGATGGTGATGCCGACGGACAGGCAAACGATAACTCTGTGGGCACAGCCGATGAAGATGGTGTTGGTTTTGTATCCGCACTTGATCCTGGCTTAAGCTCAATTGTGAATGTGACAGCTTCTACTTCTGGCTACCTATCAGCATGGTTTGACTGGAACCGCGATGGTGACTTTGATGATGAAGGCGAACAGGTCTTTACTGACCAATTACTGTCTGCGGGTAATAATCCCCTACCGTTTGTCGTTTCAACCGCTGCAACGGAAGGTTCAAGCTGGAGTCGATTCCGCTTTAGCCAACAAACCGGATTAAACTACGATGGTGGTTCGACATCTGGTGAGGTGGAAGATTACCCAATTACCATCACTGGTAATGGCTACTCAGTGGAATATTTCCCGAGTGCAGAAGATTACGCCACCGTGGCTTATGAAGATAATTGGCCATACACCGCAGACTACGACATGAACGATGTGGTCGTGAAATTCCGCATCACTGAAACCAGTCTTGCTGGTCATGTTGAGAATATCCAGATTACAGGTGACCTAGCGGCCTACGGCGCAAGTTACAAAAATGGCTTCGCAATCCGACTACCGGGTGTATTGAGAAGCTCGATTGAAAACGGATTAACAACGCTATCCTTCAATGGTGTAGAACAAGCATCTAATGGTTTGGAAAGTATTTCTGATGAAGCCATTTTCATCATCAGTGAAGACTTAAGCACACACGCGGCTAGCAGCTGTAGCTACTTCCGTACCGAGTCTGGCTGTGATGATAACGTCTCACTCACCTTTACCTTGAATGTGTACTTCACCGAAGGCTCTGACCGTTCAGCCATTCAAGCCATGCCATACGACCCGTTCATCTTCGCAACGCCGGGGACTTACCATGGCGATGGGATTACCTTCCAACCAGGCCGTAAATGGGAAGTTCACTTAGCAGACCAAGCACCAACAGAACAGTTTGATGACCAAAACCTCTTCGGTGTCGGCGTCGATGCAAGTGCCCCTGCGCAAGGTGTGTACTTCAAAACAGCAAACAACTTACCTTGGGCACTGTTGATAGTAGAAGATTGGGATTGGCCGCTAGAGCGTGTAGACATGGTCGATGCATACCCTCAATTCCAAACTTGGGCTGAGTCTGGTGGCGAACGAAGCACAGATTGGCACACCGCTCCAACACCTAACAAATGCTACATTCCATAG